In one window of Bdellovibrio bacteriovorus W DNA:
- a CDS encoding hypothetical protein (COG0454 Histone acetyltransferase HPA2 and related acetyltransferases), whose product MHIEFTQADESHVEDLVDLVNSAYRGDSAKQGWTTEADILDGQRTDDESMLAMIEKDHSVVLIAEDDETGDLLGCVHLEQHERGCYLGMLTVRPDLQGKGIGKMLVQEAEAFAEFWDCKKIFMTVISVRTELITWYEKLGFKKTGETEAFPADPRFGIPKVDQLEFVYLERNI is encoded by the coding sequence ATGCATATCGAATTCACTCAAGCTGACGAAAGCCACGTGGAAGATCTTGTTGATTTGGTGAATTCAGCCTATCGCGGAGATTCTGCAAAACAAGGCTGGACCACGGAGGCTGACATCCTCGATGGGCAGCGAACGGATGACGAGAGTATGCTAGCGATGATTGAAAAAGATCACTCTGTCGTACTTATCGCTGAAGACGATGAAACAGGTGACCTTCTGGGTTGTGTTCATCTTGAGCAACATGAGCGTGGTTGCTATTTGGGGATGCTCACGGTTCGCCCCGATCTACAGGGCAAAGGTATCGGCAAGATGCTGGTTCAAGAGGCTGAAGCTTTTGCGGAGTTCTGGGATTGTAAGAAAATCTTTATGACGGTCATATCTGTGCGCACAGAGTTGATTACTTGGTATGAAAAGCTTGGTTTTAAGAAAACGGGCGAGACTGAAGCCTTTCCTGCCGACCCTCGCTTTGGAATTCCGAAGGTAGATCAGCTAGAATTTGTGTATTTAGAGCGAAACATATAG
- a CDS encoding hypothetical protein (COG1092 Predicted SAM-dependent methyltransferases), which translates to MSMIKNRLEKNFKKLKPWAQRNKLEAYRLYDRDIPEYPYIVDIYKDHYLIYDKTDPVKDKDKNFLPEVQTAIAEIFKVGPDSIITKLRVRQEGVNQYEKLSESNKTFTVQENQAALKVNLYDYLDTGLFLDHRPMRQKIYSLAKDKKVLNLFCYTGSVSVFAALGGGTVTSVDMSQTYIEWAKENFALNNIPLSKHRFINENALSYLQNIPEEKFDVIFLDPPTFSNSKKMDGTFEVERDQEFLVNQCMKMLNPDGVLYFSNNKRKFKISEALTSKYLIKDISTFSIPQDFHDKKIHICFEIKNK; encoded by the coding sequence ATGAGTATGATAAAAAATCGCCTAGAAAAGAATTTTAAAAAATTAAAACCCTGGGCCCAGCGAAATAAATTAGAAGCCTATAGACTTTATGACCGCGATATTCCTGAATATCCCTATATTGTAGATATCTATAAAGATCATTATCTTATCTACGATAAAACAGATCCCGTTAAGGATAAGGACAAGAACTTTCTTCCTGAAGTGCAAACAGCCATTGCTGAGATTTTTAAAGTTGGACCAGATTCGATCATCACAAAACTTCGTGTTCGCCAAGAAGGCGTCAACCAATACGAAAAGCTCTCTGAGTCCAATAAGACTTTCACCGTTCAAGAGAATCAAGCCGCACTGAAAGTGAACCTCTATGATTACTTAGATACGGGACTGTTTCTTGATCACCGTCCGATGCGCCAAAAAATATATTCTCTTGCAAAAGATAAAAAAGTTCTGAATCTATTTTGCTACACGGGATCCGTGAGCGTGTTTGCAGCTCTCGGCGGTGGAACAGTTACGAGTGTCGATATGTCACAGACCTATATAGAATGGGCAAAAGAGAATTTTGCGCTTAATAATATTCCTCTATCTAAGCATCGCTTCATCAATGAAAATGCTTTGAGTTATCTACAGAATATTCCAGAAGAAAAATTCGATGTGATCTTCTTAGATCCCCCAACTTTTTCTAATTCTAAAAAAATGGACGGCACGTTTGAGGTCGAACGAGATCAAGAGTTCTTAGTGAATCAATGCATGAAAATGCTGAATCCTGACGGAGTTTTATATTTTTCTAACAACAAAAGAAAATTTAAAATTTCAGAAGCACTCACTTCGAAGTATTTGATAAAAGACATAAGTACTTTTTCAATTCCTCAAGATTTTCATGATAAGAAAATTCACATCTGCTTTGAGATTAAGAATAAATAA
- a CDS encoding aminopeptidase (COG2234 Predicted aminopeptidases) translates to MKTAMMALLLVASNAFAHTPELEDFEVKPVLADLRDLEALKIPVVAQDRSTEVGLALVTPAMQQAIQERAHKVGKCGGFEDLSQEALPTFSANGFEGILASLSSHKERNDLYERAPFKMMNVSFSEDIAKSLERVSEKNLQDTVAWLSSFPNRFNRDPQPNIHVDEMKVRLEAMLSSSALPYEVSEIAHTSTKQKSLRVRLLGKSKPSEILVFGGHLDSINQSWGGSKAAPGADDNASGSANLVEALRILVENGKQSERTLEFMWYAGEESGLLGSGEIAKQYKSEGKDVIAVLQLDMTLFPGSGELVVGSMTDFTSAWLRDYLKAMNSTYLNARIIEDRCGYGCSDHASWHRQGYPALMPFEATFRQSNKNIHTAKDVISPDSNFKHSALYTKIALVMAMDLGNSADRQPY, encoded by the coding sequence ATGAAAACAGCTATGATGGCTCTTTTGCTCGTTGCATCCAACGCCTTTGCGCATACTCCTGAGTTGGAAGACTTTGAAGTGAAGCCCGTATTGGCTGATCTTCGTGACCTAGAGGCATTAAAAATCCCTGTCGTCGCTCAAGATCGTTCGACAGAAGTTGGCTTGGCTCTTGTGACACCTGCCATGCAACAAGCGATTCAAGAAAGAGCCCATAAAGTTGGTAAATGTGGTGGATTTGAAGATCTTAGCCAAGAGGCTTTGCCTACATTTAGTGCAAATGGTTTTGAAGGAATTTTAGCATCTCTTTCAAGTCATAAAGAGCGCAATGACCTTTATGAGCGCGCGCCTTTTAAAATGATGAACGTGAGCTTTTCTGAGGATATTGCAAAGTCATTAGAAAGAGTCAGCGAAAAGAATTTGCAAGACACGGTGGCTTGGTTATCAAGTTTTCCAAATCGCTTCAATCGTGATCCACAACCGAACATTCACGTTGATGAAATGAAGGTCAGACTAGAGGCGATGTTGTCTTCTTCAGCTTTGCCTTACGAAGTGAGTGAAATCGCACACACATCGACAAAACAAAAATCTTTACGGGTGCGACTTTTAGGAAAATCAAAACCTTCTGAGATTTTAGTTTTCGGGGGACATCTTGATTCTATCAATCAATCTTGGGGTGGTTCAAAAGCCGCGCCTGGAGCTGATGACAATGCTTCTGGATCAGCGAATCTTGTAGAAGCCCTTAGAATCTTAGTTGAAAACGGAAAACAATCGGAAAGAACTCTCGAGTTTATGTGGTACGCAGGAGAAGAGTCAGGTCTTTTGGGTTCAGGTGAAATTGCGAAGCAATATAAATCTGAAGGAAAAGATGTCATCGCTGTTCTTCAGTTAGACATGACATTATTCCCAGGATCAGGAGAGCTTGTCGTGGGAAGTATGACTGACTTCACAAGTGCTTGGTTGCGTGATTATCTGAAGGCGATGAACTCAACTTATCTCAATGCACGTATTATCGAAGATCGTTGTGGATACGGTTGTAGCGATCACGCTTCTTGGCATCGACAAGGCTATCCGGCATTAATGCCTTTCGAGGCGACTTTCCGTCAGAGCAATAAGAATATTCATACAGCAAAAGATGTGATCAGCCCGGATTCAAATTTCAAACACTCCGCTCTATATACAAAGATTGCATTGGTGATGGCGATGGATCTTGGCAACAGCGCTGATCGTCAGCCGTACTAA
- a CDS encoding sensory transduction histidine kinase (COG0642 Signal transduction histidine kinase) codes for MYEALLNSNAVIEFDIYGKILWANSNFLKLVKYDLDDIVGKHHRIFISDEEFQNLEYQSMWKQLSEGTSQSGEFRRLCKDGSVVWIQGSYTPVRNIYGDVIKIIKMALDITEKKTLSENLAKKNKELQAAVFKAKTATEAKTAFLANMSHEIRTPLNSIIGITDTLSETHLNFQQRSYVEILQRANHQLMTLINDILDLSKVEAGDIELRKNPFSLEDLLKDLYEILNFRAKEKGLILKLQLDGNVPNHVLGDGDRLRQVLMNLVNNSIKFTDHGEVIIRVNINKTERPGNLLFSVEDTGIGVHRSKFRDIFKPFSQADSTMTRRFGGTGLGLSIARTLVDSMGGSIWLESELGVGSSFHFTADIPPISVEKLPSDKEHLTLKTDKPPHLADRLKILIVDDVEDNRNLLGIYLQNTGHEILYADSGIEAVSLAAQISFDIIFMDVQMPYMDGYEATQRIREFEKTKSRHRARIFACTANAFIEDQQKSIDAGCDMHLSKPVRKDTLLKSINFAINVQDKVY; via the coding sequence GTGTATGAAGCTTTACTAAATTCAAATGCTGTTATTGAATTTGATATCTACGGAAAAATTCTGTGGGCGAACAGCAATTTTCTAAAACTTGTAAAGTACGACCTTGATGACATTGTTGGAAAACATCATCGCATCTTTATCTCCGACGAAGAGTTTCAAAATCTAGAGTATCAGTCCATGTGGAAACAGCTCTCCGAAGGCACTTCTCAATCCGGAGAGTTCAGACGCCTGTGCAAAGATGGGTCCGTCGTTTGGATTCAAGGCTCTTACACACCTGTTCGTAATATCTATGGCGATGTTATTAAGATCATTAAAATGGCTCTTGATATCACAGAGAAAAAGACTCTGTCTGAAAACCTTGCGAAGAAAAATAAAGAACTTCAGGCAGCTGTGTTTAAAGCAAAGACCGCAACAGAAGCTAAAACGGCTTTCCTTGCAAACATGAGCCATGAGATTCGAACACCTTTAAATTCCATTATCGGAATTACTGATACTCTTTCTGAGACTCATTTGAATTTCCAGCAACGCTCTTACGTAGAAATATTGCAAAGGGCCAATCACCAACTCATGACCTTGATCAACGATATTCTTGATCTTTCCAAAGTCGAAGCTGGGGACATCGAGCTTCGCAAAAACCCGTTCTCGCTTGAGGACCTCCTTAAAGATCTCTATGAGATTCTTAACTTTCGCGCGAAGGAAAAAGGGTTAATTTTAAAACTTCAATTAGATGGAAATGTTCCAAACCACGTTCTAGGTGATGGTGATCGTCTACGCCAAGTTTTGATGAACCTCGTAAACAACTCGATCAAGTTCACAGATCACGGCGAAGTTATTATTCGTGTAAATATTAATAAAACAGAAAGACCTGGCAACCTACTGTTTTCCGTCGAAGACACTGGAATCGGAGTCCACCGCTCGAAATTTAGAGATATATTTAAGCCCTTCTCCCAAGCAGACTCCACGATGACTCGACGATTTGGCGGCACGGGCCTTGGGCTCTCTATTGCGCGCACTCTTGTTGACTCAATGGGTGGCAGTATATGGCTTGAGAGTGAACTTGGAGTTGGCAGCTCTTTTCATTTCACGGCGGATATTCCTCCAATTTCTGTAGAGAAGCTTCCGTCTGATAAAGAACACTTGACCCTCAAAACAGATAAGCCTCCCCACCTAGCGGATCGCTTAAAAATCTTAATCGTCGACGACGTCGAAGATAATCGCAACCTTTTGGGAATCTATCTACAAAACACAGGCCATGAAATTCTTTACGCCGATAGTGGCATTGAAGCTGTCTCTCTAGCCGCACAAATTTCTTTTGATATAATTTTTATGGACGTACAAATGCCTTATATGGATGGATATGAGGCTACTCAACGAATCCGCGAGTTTGAAAAAACTAAGAGCCGCCATCGCGCGCGTATCTTTGCTTGTACTGCCAATGCATTTATCGAAGATCAGCAAAAAAGTATTGATGCTGGTTGCGATATGCATCTTTCAAAACCAGTTCGCAAAGACACTCTTCTAAAGTCCATTAACTTTGCGATAAATGTGCAAGATAAAGTTTATTAA
- a CDS encoding hypothetical protein (COG0605 Superoxide dismutase) produces MFKLPALPYEKSALAPLFNEEQMNFHYDKHHKAYIDNLNKFIETDGSLKGKSLEEITLTSKGGIFNNAAQAWNHTFFWFGMNPTSKATKPSAELESAINKDFGSMDELKAKFIDGGVKTFGSGWIWLCTDAQGKLSLVSTSNAEVPFTNNGPVPVLTADVWEHAYYIDYRNLRAKYLEMFWSQINWDFVSENFASKKVRDLTKSMT; encoded by the coding sequence ATGTTTAAACTTCCAGCATTGCCATACGAAAAATCTGCACTTGCTCCTCTTTTTAACGAAGAGCAAATGAACTTCCATTACGACAAGCACCACAAAGCCTATATCGACAACTTGAATAAGTTCATCGAAACAGATGGCTCTTTAAAAGGTAAGTCGCTTGAAGAGATCACTTTAACTTCTAAAGGTGGTATTTTTAATAACGCGGCTCAAGCGTGGAACCACACTTTCTTCTGGTTTGGTATGAACCCAACTAGCAAAGCAACAAAACCATCTGCAGAGCTTGAGTCTGCAATCAATAAAGATTTTGGTTCTATGGATGAACTAAAAGCGAAATTCATTGATGGTGGAGTGAAAACTTTCGGTTCTGGCTGGATCTGGTTGTGCACAGACGCTCAAGGAAAACTGAGCCTTGTATCAACATCCAATGCAGAAGTTCCGTTCACAAACAACGGACCAGTGCCTGTGTTGACTGCAGACGTATGGGAGCATGCGTATTACATCGACTACCGTAACTTAAGAGCTAAGTACTTAGAGATGTTCTGGTCACAAATTAACTGGGACTTCGTTTCTGAAAACTTTGCTTCAAAAAAAGTAAGAGATCTTACTAAGTCGATGACATAG
- a CDS encoding hypothetical protein (COG2823 Predicted periplasmic or secreted lipoprotein) has protein sequence MATRYKKAYADSELVERIREAIKWDKRISNADFELQAHGNVVVVSGYVDSSFKKKAALDVISRTEGVWQIEDFIVVPIDFYRPDEEIADILAEQIGELIKVGGEHIDIEVRAGVVKLEGEVFRPRLKAMASARSWDLSGVRDVLNYINIKGPPRQMPLAFDYEIFGLYEQKENRSSGKETYREVS, from the coding sequence ATGGCAACAAGATATAAAAAAGCTTATGCAGATTCCGAGCTCGTGGAAAGAATTCGCGAAGCAATTAAGTGGGATAAAAGAATCAGCAATGCTGACTTTGAACTGCAAGCTCACGGAAACGTAGTTGTGGTCTCTGGGTATGTTGATTCATCATTTAAAAAGAAAGCAGCCCTCGATGTTATTTCTAGAACGGAAGGAGTTTGGCAGATCGAGGACTTTATTGTGGTGCCGATTGATTTCTATCGGCCCGATGAAGAAATTGCTGACATTCTGGCTGAGCAAATTGGAGAACTCATTAAAGTCGGCGGAGAGCATATTGATATAGAGGTCAGAGCGGGTGTCGTAAAACTTGAAGGAGAGGTCTTTAGACCACGCTTAAAGGCAATGGCATCGGCTCGTTCTTGGGATCTTTCAGGAGTTCGTGATGTTCTAAATTATATCAATATCAAAGGACCACCACGGCAGATGCCATTGGCTTTTGATTACGAGATCTTTGGACTTTATGAACAAAAAGAAAATCGATCTTCAGGGAAAGAAACTTACAGGGAGGTGTCTTGA
- a CDS encoding hypothetical protein (COG3209 Rhs family protein): MKLLLSVLTFAITLALSSTSVAESTGGEHHDPLSEKMNSFFPKPQAREGANITPDKPTLSAPKFFAAMAADKVELTWGAVEGADEYHVQVAKDPNFKWLVKDDNHHKSTSFEVTNLEAGKHYYWRVAAVKSGNWDTFRKSYFATSMFETK, from the coding sequence ATGAAGCTATTATTATCTGTATTAACATTTGCTATCACATTGGCTTTATCTTCAACATCTGTAGCAGAGTCTACTGGTGGCGAACACCACGACCCATTGAGCGAAAAAATGAACTCTTTCTTCCCGAAGCCTCAGGCTCGTGAAGGCGCCAATATCACACCTGACAAACCCACTTTATCAGCTCCAAAGTTCTTTGCAGCAATGGCAGCAGACAAAGTAGAGCTTACTTGGGGTGCTGTTGAAGGCGCTGATGAGTACCATGTTCAAGTAGCAAAAGATCCTAATTTTAAATGGCTAGTTAAAGACGACAACCACCACAAGAGCACAAGCTTCGAGGTTACAAACCTAGAAGCTGGCAAACACTACTACTGGAGAGTGGCTGCAGTTAAATCGGGAAACTGGGATACATTCCGCAAGAGCTACTTTGCAACTTCAATGTTTGAAACAAAGTAA
- a CDS encoding hypothetical protein (COG0500 SAM-dependent methyltransferases): protein MAIPQHFIQIDEEGFPLSQEIRLKDPVAGQEILNNLHLHAGGTLLSTFGGVPVIVEAFDEPFVAQQVFAEGKQWSIQLPYDLKFPFSLETLTVDEWDRFHGYAASGIPFVFSRPAQAEFFNLLEEFDDEGVTFNGKFYPTPPYWASKVEVEKEGFWSQIYKTTENPGWNLGQPANALKDMLPRLKIARSRVLVLGCGEGHDAAFFAQAGHVVTAVDISPDALEKAKKLYGHLPNLKFMEADLFNLPKDFEKSFDIIFEHTCYCAINPEKRAQLVKVWNRLLVEGGHLMGVFFAFEKRQGPPFGGSEWELRQRLKGAYQPIFWGRLQNSVPNRQGKELFVYALKK from the coding sequence ATGGCAATTCCCCAGCATTTTATCCAAATTGATGAAGAAGGTTTCCCACTCTCTCAAGAGATTCGCCTGAAAGACCCTGTCGCAGGCCAAGAAATCCTTAATAATCTTCATCTTCATGCTGGGGGCACTCTTCTTTCCACCTTTGGTGGAGTTCCTGTTATCGTCGAAGCTTTCGATGAGCCCTTTGTTGCGCAACAAGTTTTTGCTGAAGGCAAACAATGGAGCATTCAACTTCCTTATGATCTTAAATTTCCTTTTTCCCTAGAGACCCTCACGGTCGACGAGTGGGATCGCTTCCATGGCTACGCTGCTTCTGGAATCCCCTTTGTCTTTTCTCGTCCTGCCCAAGCCGAGTTTTTCAATCTCTTGGAAGAGTTTGACGATGAAGGTGTTACTTTCAATGGAAAGTTCTATCCAACTCCTCCGTACTGGGCTTCCAAGGTAGAAGTTGAAAAGGAAGGCTTCTGGAGTCAGATTTACAAGACGACAGAAAATCCAGGATGGAACTTAGGACAACCTGCTAACGCTCTTAAGGATATGCTTCCTCGATTGAAAATCGCCCGCTCTCGAGTCTTAGTGCTTGGCTGCGGAGAAGGTCACGATGCAGCTTTCTTTGCTCAAGCGGGTCATGTGGTGACAGCGGTGGATATTTCTCCAGACGCTTTAGAAAAAGCAAAAAAACTCTACGGTCACTTACCAAATTTGAAATTCATGGAAGCCGATCTTTTCAATCTGCCAAAAGATTTTGAAAAGAGTTTTGATATTATCTTCGAACACACTTGCTACTGCGCCATCAATCCAGAAAAACGTGCTCAACTGGTTAAAGTTTGGAATCGCCTTCTTGTTGAAGGTGGGCATCTTATGGGTGTCTTTTTTGCCTTTGAAAAACGCCAAGGCCCTCCTTTCGGCGGCAGTGAGTGGGAACTTCGCCAGCGCCTTAAAGGTGCTTATCAGCCCATTTTCTGGGGAAGGCTGCAAAACTCTGTTCCTAACCGGCAGGGCAAAGAGCTTTTCGTCTACGCTTTAAAGAAATAA